The proteins below come from a single Leifsonia sp. 1010 genomic window:
- a CDS encoding PKD domain-containing protein has product MSTTQRPRSRSLGILTAVLTAIGLVFGGLAIARPAAADTAPPDPTNPATPITVSDDVLPTPQINGVAWAQTVVGNTVYVAGKFTSARPAGSPAGTNEVPRNNLLAYDITTGALLPFAPNLNAQALGITASPDGSRIYVVGDFTSIDGKGYYRLAAFSTATNTIISAFRPIMESQTRAVAASNTVVYTGGDASTINGVARAYVGAVSATDGSTLNWQANADAAVDALTLTKDGSKLIVGGRFQNIGGVANYGLAAVDASTAAILPFAANQTVRNAGTQASITALYATSDRIYGSGYVFGQGGNLEGSFSADPNTGSINWVEDCHGDTYSIYPQGDNGPLYVAGHPHYCGNIGGFPQTSPQWTFYNSIAFSKAATGTITADPYGYYNWAGTPSPSLLDWFPKWTVGTFTGQSQATWSVSGNSKYVVYGGEFPTVNGIAQQGLARFAVPSSAPNKVGPQGIPLTPTAASFNAGEVRVSFAATYDMDNGYLTYKVYRDAGTTPVYQTTVRSNFYTRPMIGFTDKGLTPGSHPIYHVKVYDPFNNTTSRDTNAVTVAATNSGGPYADSVKQAGASAYWPLDEASGTTAFDHIGFTDLQETAITQGAAGPISGVTASTFNGSTSLAVTPTAITGPDTFTVSAWFNTTTTSGGKIIGFGNANTGTSGSYDRHVYMDNNGRIFFGVYPGSVQTLSSAAGLNDGQWHQVTASLGANGMRLYIDGKLAGSRTDVTSGQAYTGYWRVGGDNIGGWTNQPASNFFAGSIGQVAIYPTVLDRTTVVNQYIASGRPSPLAPAPADAYGAAVYNGNPDIFWRLDETSGSTALSADAYTNNGTYSGTATTKNQTGVLPGTADKAVKFNTNFSGSNGGIVTSNQQFANPTTYTEEVWFKTSTTKGGKLIGFGDAKTGLSGNYDRHVYMQDDGRIVFGTWTGQANTITTPNPLNNNQWHQVVASQGADGMKLYIDGQLVGTNPQTGAQSYNGYWRIGGDNTWGSTGPYFSGTLDEAAVYSTVLSAQDVANHYSLATTGTLPNQTPVASFTQSTSVLTVNVDASASSDADGTIASYAWDFGDGSTGTGATASHTYNGTGVYAVTLTVTDNQGATNATTQNVGVTAPPPNQPPVAAFTSNATFLNASFDASGSSDPDGTIASYAWDFGDGATGTGATATHSYAAAGTFTVKLTVTDDKGTPTSVLHDITVQAPPPNQPPAAAFTSSVTNLSAAFDGSGSTDADGTIASYAWDFGDGATATGATTTHAYATAGTFAVTLTVTDDKGATDQVQHQVTTTVPPNQLPTASFTATASNLQVSVNGSASADPDGTIASYAWAYGDGATGTGATDSHTYAAAGTYTITLTVTDNRGGTATATKTVTATAPAPNAIAQDGFERTTANGWGTADIGGAWTLSGGATSFNTTNGLGQQVAAAGSTKTALLNSVTSTRSDVTVTVSADKAATGGGIYYSAIGRMVGSTDYEGRVWVKAGGAVQLQLLQGSTTLQAANITGLTALAGDQLKVRVQVFGTSPTTIRAKVWAAGGTEPANWMLSTTDTTAALQVAGTTGLRTYISGTATDIPVTTRFDNFAVVPVP; this is encoded by the coding sequence ATGAGCACAACACAACGCCCACGCTCTCGCTCACTGGGCATCCTGACCGCCGTCCTCACGGCGATCGGCCTGGTCTTCGGCGGACTCGCCATCGCGCGGCCCGCCGCAGCGGACACGGCCCCGCCTGACCCGACGAACCCGGCGACGCCGATCACCGTCAGCGACGACGTGCTCCCGACGCCGCAGATCAACGGTGTCGCGTGGGCGCAGACGGTCGTGGGCAACACGGTCTACGTCGCGGGCAAGTTCACCTCCGCTCGTCCGGCAGGGTCGCCGGCCGGGACGAACGAGGTCCCGCGCAACAACCTCCTCGCGTACGACATCACCACGGGCGCGCTCCTCCCGTTCGCGCCGAACCTGAATGCGCAGGCGCTGGGCATCACCGCATCGCCCGACGGCAGCCGCATCTACGTGGTGGGCGACTTCACCTCGATCGACGGCAAGGGCTACTACCGCCTGGCCGCGTTCTCCACCGCGACGAACACGATCATCAGCGCGTTCCGCCCGATCATGGAGTCGCAGACGCGCGCCGTCGCGGCATCCAACACCGTCGTCTACACCGGCGGCGACGCATCCACCATCAACGGCGTCGCCCGCGCGTACGTCGGAGCGGTGAGCGCCACCGACGGATCGACCCTCAACTGGCAGGCCAACGCGGACGCCGCGGTGGATGCGCTGACGCTGACCAAGGACGGCTCCAAGCTGATCGTCGGCGGCCGCTTCCAGAACATCGGCGGAGTCGCCAACTACGGCCTCGCCGCAGTCGACGCCAGCACCGCCGCCATCCTCCCCTTCGCCGCGAACCAGACGGTGCGCAACGCGGGCACGCAGGCCAGCATCACCGCCCTGTACGCGACCAGCGACCGGATCTACGGCTCGGGTTACGTCTTCGGCCAGGGCGGCAACCTCGAGGGGAGCTTCTCGGCCGACCCGAACACCGGGTCGATCAACTGGGTCGAGGACTGCCACGGCGACACGTACTCGATCTACCCGCAGGGCGACAACGGCCCGCTGTACGTCGCCGGCCACCCGCACTACTGCGGCAACATCGGCGGCTTCCCGCAGACCAGCCCGCAGTGGACGTTCTACAACTCGATCGCGTTCAGCAAGGCCGCGACCGGGACGATCACCGCTGACCCCTACGGCTACTACAACTGGGCCGGCACGCCGTCCCCGTCGCTGCTCGACTGGTTCCCGAAGTGGACCGTCGGCACCTTCACCGGTCAGAGCCAGGCCACCTGGAGCGTCTCGGGCAACAGCAAGTACGTCGTCTACGGCGGCGAGTTCCCGACCGTGAACGGCATCGCGCAGCAGGGCCTCGCCCGCTTCGCCGTCCCGTCATCCGCACCGAACAAGGTCGGCCCGCAGGGCATCCCGCTCACGCCGACGGCGGCGTCGTTCAACGCCGGTGAGGTGCGCGTCAGCTTCGCGGCCACGTACGACATGGACAACGGCTACCTGACGTACAAGGTCTACCGCGACGCGGGCACCACGCCCGTCTACCAGACGACGGTCCGCTCGAACTTCTACACGCGGCCGATGATCGGATTCACCGACAAGGGCCTCACACCCGGCAGTCACCCGATCTACCACGTCAAGGTCTACGACCCGTTCAACAACACCACGTCGCGTGACACCAACGCGGTCACCGTCGCCGCCACCAACAGCGGCGGACCCTACGCCGACTCGGTGAAGCAGGCGGGCGCATCCGCTTACTGGCCGCTGGACGAGGCGAGCGGCACCACCGCGTTCGACCACATCGGCTTCACCGACCTGCAGGAGACCGCGATCACCCAGGGCGCCGCGGGACCGATCTCCGGAGTCACGGCGAGCACGTTCAACGGCAGCACCAGCCTGGCCGTGACGCCCACCGCGATCACCGGACCGGACACGTTCACCGTCTCGGCGTGGTTCAACACCACGACGACCAGCGGCGGCAAGATCATCGGCTTCGGCAACGCCAACACGGGCACCTCCGGCAGCTACGACCGTCACGTCTACATGGACAACAACGGGCGCATCTTCTTCGGTGTGTACCCGGGATCGGTCCAGACGCTGAGCAGCGCCGCCGGCCTCAACGACGGGCAGTGGCACCAGGTGACCGCCTCCCTCGGCGCGAACGGCATGCGACTGTACATCGACGGGAAGCTGGCCGGCTCGCGCACCGACGTGACCAGCGGCCAGGCCTACACCGGCTACTGGCGGGTCGGCGGAGACAACATCGGCGGCTGGACGAACCAGCCGGCGAGCAACTTCTTCGCCGGCAGCATCGGGCAGGTCGCGATCTACCCGACCGTGCTCGACCGCACCACGGTGGTGAACCAGTACATCGCCTCCGGACGCCCGTCGCCCCTGGCGCCGGCACCGGCCGACGCTTACGGCGCCGCGGTGTACAACGGCAACCCCGACATCTTCTGGCGTCTCGACGAGACCAGCGGATCGACGGCTCTCAGCGCCGACGCGTACACGAACAACGGCACCTACTCCGGTACGGCGACGACCAAGAACCAGACGGGTGTGCTGCCCGGCACCGCGGACAAGGCGGTGAAGTTCAACACGAACTTCTCCGGTTCGAACGGCGGCATCGTCACCAGCAACCAGCAGTTCGCCAACCCGACCACCTATACGGAAGAGGTCTGGTTCAAGACCAGCACCACCAAGGGCGGCAAGCTGATCGGATTCGGTGACGCCAAGACCGGGCTGTCGGGCAACTACGACCGTCACGTCTACATGCAGGACGACGGCCGGATCGTGTTCGGCACCTGGACCGGCCAGGCGAACACGATCACCACCCCGAACCCGCTGAACAACAACCAGTGGCACCAGGTGGTCGCCTCGCAGGGCGCCGACGGAATGAAGCTGTACATCGACGGCCAGCTCGTGGGCACCAACCCGCAGACGGGCGCGCAGTCCTACAACGGCTACTGGCGCATCGGCGGCGATAACACCTGGGGCTCCACCGGCCCGTACTTCAGCGGAACGCTGGACGAGGCCGCGGTGTACTCCACGGTCCTGTCGGCTCAGGATGTGGCCAACCACTACAGCCTGGCCACGACCGGCACCCTGCCGAACCAGACCCCGGTGGCCTCGTTCACGCAGAGCACCTCGGTGCTGACCGTGAACGTGGATGCGTCGGCGTCGTCCGACGCGGACGGCACCATCGCCTCCTACGCCTGGGACTTCGGAGACGGCTCGACCGGCACGGGAGCGACCGCGTCGCACACCTACAACGGCACCGGCGTCTACGCCGTGACGCTGACGGTGACCGACAACCAGGGCGCGACCAACGCGACGACGCAGAACGTCGGCGTCACGGCCCCGCCGCCGAACCAGCCCCCGGTGGCCGCCTTCACCTCGAACGCGACCTTCCTGAACGCGTCGTTCGACGCATCCGGATCGTCCGACCCGGACGGCACCATCGCCTCCTACGCCTGGGACTTCGGAGACGGAGCGACGGGGACCGGTGCGACCGCGACCCACAGCTACGCCGCCGCGGGCACCTTCACGGTGAAGCTGACGGTGACGGACGACAAGGGAACGCCGACGAGCGTCCTGCACGACATCACGGTGCAGGCTCCGCCGCCGAACCAGCCGCCCGCGGCCGCGTTCACCTCGTCGGTGACCAACCTGTCGGCAGCGTTCGACGGCTCGGGCTCGACCGACGCGGACGGCACGATCGCCTCCTACGCCTGGGACTTCGGAGACGGAGCGACGGCGACCGGCGCGACCACGACCCACGCCTACGCGACGGCCGGCACGTTCGCCGTGACCCTGACGGTGACGGACGACAAGGGAGCGACCGACCAGGTCCAGCACCAGGTCACCACCACCGTCCCGCCGAACCAGCTGCCGACCGCCTCCTTCACGGCGACGGCCAGCAACCTGCAGGTCTCGGTGAACGGCAGCGCATCGGCCGACCCGGACGGCACCATCGCCTCGTACGCCTGGGCGTACGGTGACGGCGCCACCGGAACGGGAGCCACCGACAGCCACACCTACGCGGCGGCCGGCACCTACACGATCACGCTGACGGTGACGGACAACCGCGGAGGGACCGCCACGGCCACCAAGACCGTGACGGCCACCGCACCGGCACCCAACGCGATCGCTCAGGACGGCTTCGAGCGGACGACGGCCAACGGGTGGGGCACCGCCGACATCGGCGGGGCGTGGACGCTCTCGGGCGGCGCGACCAGCTTCAACACCACCAACGGCCTCGGCCAGCAGGTGGCGGCGGCTGGATCCACCAAGACGGCGCTCCTCAACTCGGTCACCTCGACCCGGTCGGATGTGACGGTCACCGTCTCCGCCGACAAGGCGGCGACCGGCGGCGGCATCTACTACTCGGCGATCGGCCGCATGGTCGGATCGACGGACTACGAGGGCCGCGTCTGGGTGAAGGCTGGAGGCGCCGTGCAGCTCCAGCTGCTGCAGGGCTCCACCACCCTCCAGGCCGCGAACATCACCGGGCTGACCGCTCTCGCGGGTGACCAGCTCAAGGTGCGGGTCCAGGTGTTCGGCACCTCGCCGACCACCATCCGCGCCAAGGTGTGGGCCGCAGGCGGCACCGAGCCCGCGAACTGGATGCTCAGCACCACCGACACGACCGCCGCCCTCCAGGTGGCCGGTACGACCGGGCTGCGCACCTACATCTCGGGCACCGCGACCGACATCCCCGTCACCACTCGGTTCGACAACTTCGCGGTGGTTCCGGTCCCGTGA
- a CDS encoding SOS response-associated peptidase, giving the protein MCGRFAMDDKVNAEITEFVEATGRRPEEWTANWEADYNIAPTDDIPVLIDSPKTRELRFERAHWSLVPSWSDTLKLKFPTFNARAEEIAEKSTWKKPVQSHRAIVLARGYYEWQGPKGSKTPFFIRYPEGRLMGFAGLYSWWRDHSKADDDPDRWVLTATILTSDAVQTLADIHDRNPVILPEEMWQHWIDPSIVGDQALVDEAVRAGVAEAETLRFDQVAPFKTSDDGPQLIQPVDAA; this is encoded by the coding sequence ATGTGCGGCAGGTTCGCGATGGACGACAAGGTCAACGCCGAGATCACGGAATTCGTGGAGGCGACCGGTCGCCGGCCCGAGGAGTGGACGGCGAACTGGGAGGCCGACTACAACATCGCGCCGACCGACGACATCCCGGTGCTCATCGACTCCCCGAAGACCCGGGAGCTGCGGTTCGAGCGCGCGCACTGGTCGCTCGTGCCCTCCTGGTCCGACACGCTGAAGCTCAAGTTCCCGACCTTCAACGCCCGGGCGGAGGAGATCGCCGAGAAGTCGACGTGGAAGAAGCCGGTGCAGTCGCACCGCGCGATCGTCTTGGCGCGCGGCTACTACGAGTGGCAGGGGCCAAAGGGCAGCAAGACACCGTTCTTCATCCGCTACCCGGAAGGCCGCCTGATGGGCTTCGCGGGGTTGTACTCGTGGTGGCGCGACCACAGCAAGGCCGACGACGACCCCGACCGCTGGGTGCTGACGGCCACGATCCTCACCTCTGACGCCGTCCAGACGCTCGCCGACATCCACGACCGCAACCCCGTCATCCTCCCCGAAGAGATGTGGCAGCACTGGATCGACCCGTCGATCGTCGGCGACCAGGCGCTCGTCGACGAGGCCGTCCGCGCGGGCGTCGCCGAGGCGGAGACCCTGCGCTTCGACCAGGTGGCGCCGTTCAAGACGTCCGACGACGGGCCGCAGCTCATCCAGCCGGTCGACGCGGCCTGA
- a CDS encoding glycosyltransferase: MSAASRARRTILVAHPGSELYGSDRVLLESVSGLVDDGWDVVVAVPGDGPLVTELRRRGARVELCASPVLRKSVLRPRGFVRFAATTVRGIRSGSALLRRERPAAVYVNTVTIPLWIGLARLARVPVVAHVHEGEATASRLVKRVLSAPLLLAESVIANSRFSVGVLESAFPALGRRTHIVYNAVPGPETRSPARPELDGDLRVTYIGRLSPRKGVDVAIDAIAELDARGIPARLDLVGAVFPGYEWYERDLRDKVEAKRLQSRVSFRGFQPSVWDFLSTGDVVLVPSVADEPFGNTAVEGILSGRPVIASATSGLLEATDGYRTTVTVEPGDATSLADALERTIAGWEASAPLLDDDAETARRKHSPESYRRRIAELVRAVALR; the protein is encoded by the coding sequence GTGAGCGCAGCGAGCAGAGCTCGCCGCACCATCCTCGTGGCGCACCCCGGTTCGGAGCTGTACGGCTCCGACCGGGTGCTCCTCGAGTCCGTGAGCGGGCTGGTCGACGACGGCTGGGACGTCGTGGTGGCGGTCCCCGGCGACGGCCCCCTCGTCACCGAACTGCGGCGGAGGGGCGCACGGGTGGAGCTGTGCGCCTCGCCCGTCCTCCGCAAGAGCGTCCTGCGGCCGCGGGGCTTCGTCCGCTTCGCCGCGACGACGGTCCGCGGGATCCGCTCCGGATCGGCGCTGCTGCGCCGGGAGCGGCCGGCCGCGGTCTACGTGAACACGGTCACCATCCCGCTGTGGATCGGGCTCGCCCGACTGGCCCGCGTGCCGGTCGTCGCGCATGTCCACGAGGGCGAGGCCACCGCCTCCCGTCTGGTCAAGCGCGTCCTGTCGGCGCCCCTTCTGCTGGCGGAGAGCGTCATCGCGAACAGCCGCTTCAGCGTCGGCGTGCTCGAGAGCGCCTTCCCGGCTCTCGGCCGCCGCACCCACATCGTCTACAACGCCGTGCCGGGTCCCGAGACCCGCAGCCCGGCCCGCCCCGAGCTCGACGGCGACCTCCGGGTCACCTACATCGGGCGCCTCTCCCCGCGAAAGGGCGTCGATGTCGCCATCGACGCGATCGCCGAGCTCGACGCCCGCGGGATCCCCGCCCGCCTGGACCTCGTCGGCGCGGTCTTCCCCGGCTACGAGTGGTACGAGCGCGACCTGCGCGACAAGGTGGAGGCCAAGCGCCTCCAGTCGCGCGTCTCCTTCCGCGGCTTCCAGCCTTCCGTCTGGGACTTCCTGAGCACCGGCGACGTCGTCCTCGTGCCGTCGGTCGCCGACGAGCCGTTCGGCAACACGGCGGTCGAGGGCATCCTCAGCGGACGCCCGGTCATCGCCAGCGCGACCAGCGGACTGCTGGAGGCGACCGACGGCTACCGCACGACGGTCACCGTCGAGCCGGGCGACGCGACCTCGCTGGCCGACGCCCTCGAGCGCACCATCGCCGGGTGGGAGGCATCGGCCCCGCTCCTCGACGACGACGCCGAGACCGCCCGGCGCAAGCACAGCCCGGAGTCGTATCGCCGTCGTATCGCGGAGCTCGTCCGGGCCGTCGCCCTGCGCTGA
- a CDS encoding sugar transferase yields the protein MTVIRPRLHAPVAPSALRGLSSERNWARLYRYRLLATDTAIILVATIGAVFVRFGFDDAAAPTSVFHIDYLYLSLIIAATWLFTLSVYHTRDARVVGLGVAEYRRVVSATATTFGLLAILFLVAKVDIARGYFIVALPAGLAGVLFSRWLWRHWLIRQRIFDHYLSRALVVGRFDDVDYVVRQIHQKSGAAYNVVGAALDTGKRKGAKKDAEMRRRIAGPEREVPIVSDLSGVADAAARLGADTVIVAGRALSSGDFVRKLAWKLEGTATELVLASPLTDVAGPRIHFRPVEGLPLIHVEIPQFEGGKHVLKRAFDFFASGLALLLLSPLFLLIALLVKLDDNGPVFFAQERVGRNGERFTMYKFRSMVIDAEARLAALQEKNDGQGLLFKMKNDPRVTRVGHYLRKFSLDELPQLVNVFLGDMSLVGPRPPLPSEVEGYENHVHRRLYIKPGLTGMWQVNGRSDLSWEESVRLDLYYVENWSLTGDLVIMWRTVKVLTHPVGAY from the coding sequence ATGACTGTCATCCGCCCGCGCCTCCACGCCCCGGTCGCCCCCAGCGCGCTGCGCGGACTGAGCTCCGAGCGCAACTGGGCCCGTCTCTACCGCTACCGTCTGCTCGCCACCGACACGGCCATCATCCTCGTCGCCACGATCGGTGCGGTCTTCGTGCGCTTCGGCTTCGACGACGCGGCGGCGCCGACGTCCGTGTTCCACATCGACTACCTCTACCTGTCGCTGATCATCGCCGCGACCTGGCTCTTCACGCTCTCCGTCTACCACACGCGCGACGCGCGGGTCGTCGGGCTCGGCGTCGCCGAGTACCGCCGCGTCGTCTCCGCGACCGCGACGACCTTCGGCCTGCTGGCCATCCTCTTCCTGGTCGCCAAGGTCGACATCGCGCGCGGCTACTTCATCGTCGCGCTGCCCGCCGGCCTCGCCGGCGTCCTGTTCTCGCGCTGGCTGTGGCGCCACTGGCTCATCCGCCAGCGCATCTTCGACCACTATCTCTCGCGCGCGCTCGTCGTCGGGCGCTTCGACGACGTCGACTACGTCGTCCGCCAGATCCACCAGAAGTCGGGAGCGGCCTACAACGTCGTGGGTGCCGCTCTCGACACAGGAAAGCGCAAGGGGGCGAAGAAGGATGCCGAGATGCGGCGCCGGATCGCCGGTCCCGAGCGTGAGGTACCGATCGTCTCCGACCTGTCGGGGGTCGCAGACGCTGCGGCGCGGCTGGGCGCGGACACGGTGATCGTGGCCGGCCGCGCCCTCAGCAGCGGGGACTTCGTCCGCAAGCTGGCGTGGAAGCTGGAGGGCACGGCGACCGAGCTCGTGCTCGCCTCGCCGCTCACCGATGTCGCGGGTCCGCGCATCCACTTCCGTCCCGTCGAGGGCCTCCCCCTCATCCACGTGGAGATCCCGCAGTTCGAGGGCGGCAAGCACGTGCTGAAGCGCGCATTCGACTTCTTCGCCTCCGGCCTCGCGCTGCTGCTCCTCTCTCCCCTGTTCCTGCTGATCGCCCTGCTGGTGAAGCTCGACGACAACGGCCCCGTCTTCTTCGCGCAGGAGCGGGTCGGCCGCAACGGCGAGCGCTTCACGATGTACAAGTTCCGCTCCATGGTCATCGACGCGGAGGCGCGCCTCGCCGCCCTGCAGGAGAAGAACGACGGCCAGGGACTCCTCTTCAAGATGAAGAACGACCCTCGCGTGACGCGCGTCGGCCACTACCTGCGCAAGTTCTCGCTCGACGAGCTGCCGCAGCTGGTCAACGTCTTCCTCGGCGACATGAGCCTGGTGGGCCCGCGCCCGCCGCTGCCCTCCGAAGTCGAGGGCTACGAGAACCACGTCCACCGCCGCCTCTATATCAAGCCGGGACTCACCGGGATGTGGCAGGTGAACGGTCGATCCGATCTCTCCTGGGAGGAGAGCGTCCGCCTGGACCTCTACTACGTGGAGAACTGGTCGCTGACCGGCGACCTCGTCATCATGTGGCGCACCGTGAAGGTGCTGACACATCCCGTGGGGGCGTACTGA